CCTTGCTCGTAGCGAATGGTGTTACCAGCAAGCTGCGCCATTGCCTTCTCGAGCCGCACTGCGTTGCCGTCAAGGTTTTGAGGTTCTCTTGAAGTGAGTACTTCGTAGCTGCCATTGGAAGAACCCTGCATGTGGTTTTCCATGGTCGCCATCAAACGGCTCGCATTGTTCATGGAGTCCTTGAATACCAATTCCTTAGGACGGTAATTCGGCGTATCCGCGTTGGTGACGTTTGAGGCTAAAACGCCTTGTCGGTCGAGGTGATAATCGAGACTCGATTCCACACTTTTCATTGAACTAAAAATACTCATCCCAATCTCCTTCACACTTACTGACGTGCGTCAGCACGTATCGCTCTTTCCAAGCCCTTAATTCTTGCGTCTAGGCTCATTACATTTCGGCCTACTTCAAGATCCTTAA
Above is a window of Deltaproteobacteria bacterium DNA encoding:
- the flgB gene encoding flagellar basal body rod protein FlgB, with the protein product MSIFSSMKSVESSLDYHLDRQGVLASNVTNADTPNYRPKELVFKDSMNNASRLMATMENHMQGSSNGSYEVLTSREPQNLDGNAVRLEKAMAQLAGNTIRYEQGIELTRKQLGLLKYAATAGAR